The following are from one region of the Streptomyces fradiae genome:
- a CDS encoding DUF4240 domain-containing protein has translation MDETEFWEIIDSTRERAEGDPEEHADLLVERLTRLDPDSVVDFARHFEARYNRAFTWELWGAAAVLLDGAADDTFDWFRCWLIGQGREVFEGAVHDPDALAELLEDFDPEIDGDGEELGFAADEAYEGLTGGETPELGIPPQGAEPLGTPFDLDDDGVLAARFPRLWARFGPG, from the coding sequence ATGGACGAGACGGAGTTCTGGGAGATCATCGACTCCACCCGGGAGCGCGCCGAGGGCGACCCGGAGGAGCACGCCGACCTGCTCGTGGAGCGCCTCACCCGGCTCGACCCGGACTCCGTGGTGGACTTCGCCCGGCATTTCGAGGCCCGCTACAACCGCGCCTTCACCTGGGAGCTGTGGGGTGCGGCCGCCGTGCTGCTCGACGGTGCGGCGGACGACACCTTCGACTGGTTCCGCTGCTGGCTGATCGGCCAGGGGCGGGAGGTCTTCGAGGGCGCGGTGCACGATCCGGACGCGCTGGCGGAGCTCCTTGAGGACTTCGATCCGGAGATCGACGGGGACGGCGAGGAGCTGGGCTTCGCGGCGGACGAGGCGTACGAGGGACTGACCGGCGGCGAGACGCCCGAGCTGGGCATTCCGCCGCAGGGCGCGGAGCCGCTGGGCACGCCGTTCGACCTGGACGACGACGGCGTGCTCGCGGCCCGCTTCCCGCGCCTGTGGGCCCGCTTCGGCCCCGGCTGA
- a CDS encoding SDR family NAD(P)-dependent oxidoreductase — protein MNQLTRYEGRRALVTGGGSGIGQATVLRMLAEGGRVVAADISEDGLKDTVAKAGADADRLTTLVVNIGDESSVRAGVAAAVETLGGLDVLVNAAGILRSAHTHETTLDSFEQVLRINLTGTFLMIRQAIPALLEGNGSAVVNFSSTSAMFAHPYMAAYAASKGGIQSMTHALAAEYAKQGIRFTAVQPGSISSGMTDGSGESKQSQGPGLPEDTDWSLFAKLAPALGQGFAGPETVAGVVAMLASEDGKFITGTEIRIDGGTHF, from the coding sequence ATGAATCAGCTGACCCGTTACGAGGGACGCCGCGCACTCGTCACCGGCGGCGGCTCCGGCATCGGCCAGGCCACCGTCCTGCGCATGCTGGCCGAGGGCGGGCGCGTCGTCGCCGCCGACATCAGCGAAGACGGCCTCAAGGACACCGTCGCCAAGGCGGGAGCCGACGCCGACCGCCTCACCACGCTCGTCGTGAACATCGGCGACGAGAGCTCCGTGCGCGCGGGCGTCGCCGCCGCCGTCGAGACCCTCGGCGGCCTTGACGTGCTGGTCAACGCGGCGGGCATCCTGCGCTCCGCGCACACCCACGAGACCACCCTCGACTCCTTCGAGCAGGTCCTGCGGATCAACCTCACCGGTACGTTCCTGATGATCCGGCAGGCCATACCGGCGCTCCTGGAGGGCAACGGCTCCGCCGTCGTCAACTTCTCCTCCACCTCGGCGATGTTCGCCCACCCCTACATGGCGGCCTACGCGGCCAGCAAGGGCGGCATCCAGTCCATGACCCACGCGCTCGCCGCCGAGTACGCCAAGCAGGGCATCCGCTTCACCGCCGTCCAGCCCGGCTCCATCTCCTCCGGTATGACCGACGGCTCCGGCGAGTCCAAGCAGTCCCAGGGCCCCGGCCTGCCCGAGGACACCGACTGGTCGCTCTTCGCCAAGCTGGCCCCCGCCCTCGGCCAGGGCTTCGCCGGCCCCGAGACCGTCGCCGGCGTCGTCGCGATGCTCGCCTCCGAGGACGGGAAGTTCATCACCGGCACCGAGATACGCATCGACGGCGGCACGCACTTCTGA
- a CDS encoding TetR/AcrR family transcriptional regulator has protein sequence MSTKPPSLTERRKAATQLDIARAAAELFTERGPDDTTAEDIAQRAGVALRTFYRYFRSKQDAVAPLLAGGADRWRAELAAAGPGTAVPTALERSIADSLAAADTEAEEGLRWTRGLLRAAEHDPALRAVWYRVNQESEDRLRAVLAELAGPGTDPLELRLAAAAATDAIRIALETWAETDAPVHGPGSPADLAVRCLRELMGGMRLLAPGSGEE, from the coding sequence GTGAGCACCAAGCCCCCCTCCCTGACGGAGCGCCGCAAGGCCGCCACCCAGCTCGACATCGCCCGTGCGGCGGCCGAGCTGTTCACCGAGCGCGGGCCGGACGACACCACCGCCGAGGACATCGCCCAGCGGGCCGGGGTCGCCCTGCGCACCTTCTACCGCTACTTCCGCTCCAAGCAGGACGCCGTCGCCCCGCTGCTCGCGGGCGGCGCCGACCGCTGGCGCGCCGAGCTCGCCGCCGCCGGACCGGGCACCGCCGTGCCCACCGCCCTGGAGCGGTCCATCGCCGACTCACTGGCCGCCGCGGACACCGAGGCCGAGGAGGGCCTGCGCTGGACCCGCGGGCTGCTGCGCGCGGCCGAGCACGACCCGGCCCTGCGGGCCGTCTGGTACCGGGTCAACCAGGAGTCCGAGGACCGGCTGCGCGCGGTGCTCGCCGAGCTGGCGGGCCCCGGCACCGACCCCTTGGAGCTGCGGCTCGCGGCCGCGGCGGCCACCGACGCGATCCGGATCGCCCTGGAGACCTGGGCCGAGACCGACGCCCCGGTGCACGGCCCCGGCTCGCCGGCCGACCTGGCGGTGCGCTGCCTGCGCGAACTCATGGGCGGGATGCGGCTCCTCGCGCCCGGTTCAGGGGAGGAGTGA
- a CDS encoding N-acetyltransferase family protein: MIVPETPRHLERPEIRVRAATPADEPALAALDRSTWSPLHAVLPAPEAGEPFFDERHLPAHYLVAESEEAGVLGYLRLVPPTPMACNAHVRQIQGLAVAESARGRGVARTLLRAAMDRARAEGARRITLRVLGHNAPARALYESEGFAVEGVLPGEFFLAGGYVDDVLMGRSLLP; the protein is encoded by the coding sequence ATGATCGTGCCGGAGACACCGCGACACCTGGAGCGCCCGGAGATACGGGTCCGCGCCGCGACGCCCGCCGACGAGCCCGCCCTCGCCGCGCTCGACCGGTCCACCTGGTCGCCCCTGCACGCCGTGCTGCCGGCGCCCGAGGCCGGGGAGCCGTTCTTCGACGAGCGGCACCTGCCCGCGCACTACCTGGTGGCGGAGTCCGAGGAGGCCGGGGTGCTCGGCTACCTCCGCCTCGTCCCGCCCACCCCGATGGCCTGCAACGCCCACGTCCGCCAGATCCAGGGCCTCGCCGTCGCCGAGTCCGCCCGCGGCCGGGGCGTGGCCCGCACCCTGCTGCGCGCCGCCATGGACCGGGCCCGGGCCGAGGGCGCCCGGCGCATCACCCTCCGCGTACTCGGCCACAACGCCCCGGCCCGGGCGCTCTACGAGAGCGAGGGCTTCGCGGTCGAGGGCGTGCTGCCGGGCGAGTTCTTCCTGGCCGGCGGGTATGTGGACGACGTCCTGATGGGGCGCTCACTCCTCCCCTGA
- a CDS encoding TIGR01777 family oxidoreductase, with the protein MKRQTRQRIAVTGASGLIGAALVRSLRADGHEVLRLVRRPAVLADEVEWDPARLYVDTAGLVGVDAVVHLAGAGVGERRWNDAYKKEIRDSRVLGTRAIAEALASLADPPEVLVCGTALGYYGDTGTRAVDESAPAGEGFLPEVCVDWEAAAAPAEAAGIRVAYARTGLVVARQGGAWGRLFPLFRAGLGGRMGDGRQYWSFISLHDEVAALRHLVDTPAASGPVNLTAPEPVTNREVTAAMGRVLRRPAVLHVPAPALRVALGEFAADVLGSQRVLPGRLLETGFDFAFPTIDEAVRAAAR; encoded by the coding sequence ATGAAGCGACAGACTCGCCAGCGCATCGCCGTCACCGGCGCGTCCGGGCTCATCGGCGCCGCCCTCGTGCGCTCCCTGCGCGCCGACGGCCACGAGGTCCTGCGGCTCGTCCGCCGCCCTGCCGTCCTGGCCGACGAGGTCGAATGGGACCCGGCCCGGCTGTACGTGGACACCGCGGGCCTGGTCGGGGTCGACGCGGTCGTGCACCTGGCGGGCGCGGGCGTCGGCGAGCGGCGCTGGAACGACGCGTACAAGAAGGAGATCCGGGACAGCCGGGTGCTCGGCACCCGGGCGATCGCCGAGGCCCTGGCCTCGCTCGCCGACCCGCCCGAGGTCCTGGTCTGCGGCACCGCCCTCGGCTACTACGGCGACACCGGCACCCGCGCGGTCGACGAGAGCGCGCCCGCCGGCGAGGGCTTCCTCCCTGAGGTGTGCGTGGACTGGGAGGCCGCGGCGGCGCCCGCCGAGGCGGCCGGGATCCGCGTCGCGTACGCCCGTACCGGTCTGGTGGTGGCCCGTCAGGGCGGCGCCTGGGGGCGGCTCTTCCCGCTGTTCCGCGCCGGGCTGGGCGGGCGGATGGGCGACGGGCGCCAGTACTGGAGCTTCATCTCGCTGCACGACGAGGTCGCGGCCCTGCGCCATCTCGTCGACACCCCGGCCGCGTCCGGTCCGGTGAACCTGACGGCGCCCGAGCCGGTCACCAACCGCGAGGTGACGGCGGCGATGGGGCGGGTGCTGCGCCGCCCGGCCGTCCTCCACGTACCGGCGCCCGCTCTGCGGGTGGCGCTCGGGGAGTTCGCCGCGGATGTGCTCGGCAGTCAGCGGGTGCTGCCGGGGCGCCTGTTGGAGACCGGTTTCGACTTCGCCTTCCCGACGATCGACGAGGCGGTGCGGGCCGCCGCCCGCTGA
- a CDS encoding NAD(P)/FAD-dependent oxidoreductase: MLNNADVVVVGAGIAGLATAHQLTAAGLSVTVLEAAPQVGGRMATDTVDGFRLDRVGPLFTAPEVAGVPLRPFAPGVLVHSDGRCARWGAPHTPWGTGPWGTGGVRGLGGGVRSLGGARGMARALAGAPRNPAVSLDQARLGASLVRLATTPAQRILTRTERTAQEALSARLPARTVQGVLRPLLAALLGDPDLSTSSRRADLALRSFARGRLGVPEGGSGALVARLAAALPPGTVRTGVRVTDASISRVTTAEHGVFGCRAVVVATDGRTAAELLPGLRVPEYHAATVLHHTAPAAPTADPVLILESDPGGPVAHTAVMSAVDPGRAPDGRVLITSVVLGTPPDDTERRVRKHLATLYGVSTDDWELLALRHTPHAHPSLRPPFDPERPVRLLAGLYVCGAHRGTGTPFGALTTARRTATALLSDLGMRRETPTEAKAA; encoded by the coding sequence GTGCTCAACAACGCGGACGTCGTCGTCGTAGGAGCCGGGATCGCGGGTCTCGCGACCGCTCATCAGCTGACCGCGGCCGGTCTCTCGGTCACGGTCCTGGAGGCCGCGCCGCAGGTCGGCGGCCGGATGGCGACCGACACCGTCGACGGCTTCCGGCTCGACCGGGTCGGGCCGCTGTTCACCGCGCCGGAGGTCGCGGGCGTGCCGCTGCGCCCGTTCGCCCCGGGGGTGCTCGTGCACAGCGACGGGCGCTGCGCCCGCTGGGGGGCGCCGCACACACCGTGGGGCACGGGCCCCTGGGGCACGGGGGGCGTACGGGGCCTGGGAGGCGGCGTACGGAGCCTGGGGGGCGCGCGCGGTATGGCGCGCGCCCTCGCGGGCGCCCCCCGGAACCCCGCCGTCTCGCTCGACCAGGCGCGCCTGGGGGCCTCGCTGGTACGGCTCGCCACCACGCCCGCCCAGCGGATCCTCACCCGTACGGAGCGCACCGCGCAGGAGGCCCTGTCGGCCCGGCTGCCCGCCCGTACCGTGCAGGGGGTGCTGCGCCCGCTGCTCGCCGCGCTGCTCGGCGATCCGGACCTGTCGACCTCCAGCCGGCGCGCGGACCTCGCACTGCGCTCCTTCGCACGCGGCCGGCTCGGGGTGCCGGAGGGCGGGTCGGGCGCGCTGGTGGCGCGGCTCGCGGCGGCGCTGCCGCCGGGCACGGTCCGTACCGGCGTCCGGGTCACCGACGCGTCGATCTCGCGGGTGACGACGGCGGAGCACGGGGTGTTCGGCTGCCGCGCGGTGGTCGTGGCGACGGACGGCCGGACGGCGGCGGAGCTGCTGCCCGGGCTGCGGGTGCCGGAGTACCACGCGGCGACCGTCCTGCACCACACGGCGCCGGCCGCCCCGACGGCGGACCCGGTGCTGATCCTGGAGTCCGACCCCGGCGGCCCGGTGGCGCACACGGCGGTGATGAGCGCGGTCGACCCGGGCCGCGCGCCGGACGGCCGGGTCCTGATCACCTCAGTCGTCCTCGGCACGCCTCCCGACGACACCGAGCGGCGGGTCCGCAAGCACCTGGCGACGCTGTACGGGGTCTCCACGGACGACTGGGAGCTGCTGGCCCTGCGCCACACCCCGCACGCCCACCCGTCCCTGCGCCCGCCCTTCGACCCCGAGCGCCCCGTCCGGCTCCTCGCCGGCCTCTACGTCTGCGGCGCCCACCGCGGCACCGGCACCCCCTTCGGCGCCCTGACGACGGCCCGCAGGACGGCGACGGCGCTGCTCTCGGACCTGGGGATGCGCCGGGAAACGCCCACGGAGGCGAAGGCGGCCTAG
- a CDS encoding regulator produces the protein MTERPSQRIPNRQLAALIAEAGFSNAGLARRVDQLGLEHGLDLRYDKTSVTRWLRGQQPRGTTPALIAEVFTRRLGRRLSAQDLGLDACAPVYAGLEFAATPEEAVDIVSGLWRKDSGSHAELRKIAFTPAGLVVPSRDWLIGRADERVARGEPAGPGAGHGPAGHGPAGHGPGGRGGPAGADPRVPLQGRYSVPRQRGTDRGPGQRVSSGDIAALRSVGELFRTLDHAYGGGHARQALVRYLEHEAEPMLRGTYGESVGRRLFGAAADLTRLAGWTSYDIAAHGLAQRYFVQALRLAQAAGDRAYGSYVLITMSHQAVYLGHGREAVQLARVAQQGVGAAAPPVVQALLHSVEARGHGVLGDSRACGAALARAERALEAARPGDEVPYWARSFDEAQLADEFGHCHRDLQQYRAAAQHAERALQLRPPGFARSRLFCRVVLASARLALGELDQACALGAEAAQQAAEMRSARAVEYVRDFERRLEPYRDAPAVRTYRDRVSALG, from the coding sequence ATGACGGAACGACCCTCGCAGCGCATCCCGAACCGCCAGCTCGCCGCGCTCATCGCCGAGGCGGGCTTCTCCAACGCGGGTCTCGCCAGACGGGTGGACCAGCTCGGACTGGAACACGGCCTCGACCTCCGGTACGACAAGACCTCGGTGACCCGGTGGCTGCGCGGGCAGCAGCCGCGCGGCACCACGCCGGCGCTGATCGCCGAGGTGTTCACCCGCCGCCTCGGCCGCCGGCTCTCCGCGCAGGACCTCGGCCTGGACGCCTGCGCACCCGTCTACGCGGGCCTGGAGTTCGCGGCCACCCCCGAGGAGGCCGTCGACATCGTCAGCGGCCTGTGGCGCAAGGACTCCGGCAGCCACGCGGAGCTGCGGAAGATCGCCTTCACCCCGGCCGGTCTGGTGGTCCCCAGCCGCGACTGGCTGATCGGCCGCGCGGACGAACGGGTGGCGCGCGGCGAGCCCGCCGGCCCGGGCGCAGGCCATGGACCCGCCGGCCACGGACCCGCCGGGCACGGCCCCGGCGGCCGGGGCGGCCCGGCCGGTGCCGACCCGCGGGTGCCCCTCCAGGGCCGCTACTCCGTGCCCCGTCAGCGCGGTACGGACCGGGGCCCCGGCCAGCGGGTGTCCAGCGGCGACATCGCCGCCCTGCGCTCGGTCGGCGAGCTCTTCCGCACCCTCGACCACGCATACGGCGGCGGCCACGCCCGCCAGGCCCTGGTGCGCTACCTGGAGCACGAGGCCGAGCCGATGCTGCGCGGCACGTACGGGGAGAGCGTCGGCCGCCGCCTGTTCGGCGCCGCCGCCGACCTGACCCGCCTGGCCGGCTGGACCTCGTACGACATCGCCGCGCACGGCCTGGCCCAGCGCTACTTCGTGCAGGCGCTGCGGCTCGCCCAGGCCGCCGGGGACCGGGCCTACGGCTCGTACGTCCTCATCACCATGAGCCACCAGGCGGTCTACCTCGGGCACGGCCGCGAGGCCGTCCAGCTCGCCCGGGTCGCCCAGCAGGGCGTCGGCGCCGCCGCCCCGCCGGTCGTCCAGGCCCTGCTCCACTCGGTCGAGGCGCGCGGGCACGGCGTCCTCGGCGACTCCCGGGCCTGCGGCGCCGCGCTCGCCCGCGCCGAACGGGCCCTGGAGGCGGCCCGGCCCGGCGACGAGGTGCCGTACTGGGCGCGCTCCTTCGACGAGGCACAGCTCGCCGACGAGTTCGGGCACTGCCACCGCGACCTCCAGCAGTACCGCGCCGCCGCCCAGCACGCCGAACGCGCCCTCCAGCTCCGGCCCCCGGGCTTCGCCCGCAGCCGCCTCTTCTGCCGGGTCGTCCTCGCCTCCGCCCGCCTCGCCCTCGGCGAACTCGACCAGGCCTGCGCGCTCGGCGCCGAAGCCGCCCAGCAGGCCGCCGAGATGCGCTCGGCCCGCGCCGTGGAGTACGTCCGCGACTTCGAACGCCGCCTGGAGCCCTACCGCGACGCCCCCGCCGTCCGCACGTACCGGGACCGGGTCTCGGCGCTGGGCTGA
- the lipB gene encoding lipoyl(octanoyl) transferase LipB, producing MSELRFVRLGFGDDAVDYQVAWDKQREVHAARFADEVEDTCLLLEHPPVYTAGRRTAENERPLDGTPVVDVDRGGKITWHGPGQLVGYPIMKLPRPVDVVAHVRRLEEALIRTAADFGVATTRVEGRSGVWVLGDPVEQRPQIGGLSLDFDPRLQDEEFDPRLNGPEYAPSNAGQRREDRKLAAIGIRVAKGVTMHGFALNVNPDNAWFDRIIPCGIRDAGVTSLANELGRDLTIEEVLPVVEKHLRDVMADAVLKPREIVREAETAAPAAPATAVSERETERAAEPATA from the coding sequence GTGAGTGAGCTGCGATTCGTCCGTCTGGGCTTCGGCGACGACGCCGTCGACTACCAGGTGGCGTGGGACAAGCAGCGCGAGGTGCACGCCGCCCGGTTCGCCGACGAGGTCGAGGACACCTGTCTGCTCCTGGAGCACCCGCCCGTGTACACGGCGGGCCGGCGCACCGCAGAGAACGAGCGCCCGCTCGACGGGACGCCGGTCGTGGACGTCGACCGCGGCGGGAAGATCACCTGGCACGGCCCCGGCCAGCTGGTGGGCTACCCGATCATGAAGCTGCCCCGCCCGGTCGACGTGGTCGCGCACGTACGCCGCCTGGAGGAGGCACTGATCCGTACCGCCGCCGACTTCGGCGTGGCCACCACCCGGGTCGAGGGCCGCAGCGGTGTGTGGGTGCTCGGCGACCCGGTCGAGCAGCGGCCGCAGATCGGCGGACTCTCGCTGGACTTCGACCCGCGACTGCAGGACGAGGAGTTCGACCCCCGCCTGAACGGCCCGGAGTACGCCCCCTCCAACGCCGGCCAGCGCCGGGAGGACCGCAAGCTCGCGGCCATCGGCATCCGGGTCGCCAAGGGCGTCACCATGCACGGCTTCGCCCTGAACGTGAACCCGGACAACGCGTGGTTCGACCGGATCATCCCGTGCGGCATCCGCGACGCGGGCGTCACCTCGCTCGCCAACGAGCTGGGCCGCGACCTCACGATCGAGGAGGTGCTCCCGGTCGTCGAGAAGCACCTGCGGGACGTCATGGCGGACGCGGTGCTCAAGCCGCGCGAGATCGTGCGCGAGGCGGAGACCGCGGCACCGGCGGCACCGGCGACAGCCGTGTCCGAGCGTGAGACGGAGCGGGCCGCCGAGCCGGCCACCGCCTGA
- the lipA gene encoding lipoyl synthase: MSAVAPDGRKMLRLEVRNSQTPIERKPEWIKTRAKMGPEYNKLQGLVKSEGLHTVCQEAGCPNIFECWEDREATFLIGGDQCTRRCDFCQIDTGKPEALDRDEPRRVGESVVTMDLNYATITGVARDDLEDGGAWLYAETVRQIHQQTAERAAGRTKVELLAPDFNAVPELLEQVFDSRPEVFAHNVETVPRIFKRIRPGFRYERSLDVITKARDYGLVTKSNLILGMGETREEVSEALQHLHDAGCELITITQYLRPSVRHHPVERWVKPQEFVELKEEAEEIGFSGVMSGPLVRSSYRAGRLFQQAIERRGAVDNATQAV, translated from the coding sequence GTGTCCGCAGTCGCACCCGACGGACGCAAGATGCTGCGCCTGGAGGTCCGGAACAGCCAGACCCCCATCGAGCGCAAGCCCGAGTGGATCAAGACCCGCGCGAAGATGGGGCCCGAGTACAACAAGCTCCAGGGCCTGGTGAAGAGCGAGGGACTGCACACGGTCTGCCAGGAGGCGGGCTGTCCCAACATCTTCGAGTGCTGGGAGGACCGCGAGGCGACCTTCCTCATCGGCGGTGACCAGTGCACCCGCCGCTGTGACTTCTGTCAGATCGACACCGGCAAGCCGGAGGCGCTGGACCGCGACGAGCCGCGCCGCGTCGGCGAGTCCGTCGTCACGATGGACCTGAACTACGCCACCATCACCGGCGTCGCGCGCGACGACCTGGAGGACGGCGGCGCCTGGCTGTACGCGGAGACCGTGCGCCAGATCCACCAGCAGACCGCGGAGCGCGCCGCCGGCCGCACCAAGGTCGAGCTGCTCGCCCCCGACTTCAACGCGGTGCCGGAGCTCCTGGAGCAGGTCTTCGACTCCCGCCCCGAGGTCTTCGCGCACAACGTGGAGACGGTGCCACGGATCTTCAAGCGGATCCGCCCCGGCTTCCGCTACGAGCGCTCCCTCGACGTCATCACCAAGGCGCGGGACTACGGTCTGGTCACGAAGTCCAACCTGATCCTCGGCATGGGCGAGACCCGCGAGGAGGTCAGCGAGGCGCTGCAGCACCTGCACGACGCCGGCTGCGAGCTGATCACCATCACGCAGTACCTGCGCCCCTCCGTCCGGCACCACCCCGTGGAGCGCTGGGTGAAGCCGCAGGAGTTCGTGGAGCTGAAGGAGGAGGCCGAGGAGATCGGCTTCTCCGGTGTGATGTCGGGCCCGCTGGTCCGCTCCTCGTACCGGGCCGGGCGGCTCTTCCAGCAGGCCATCGAGCGCCGTGGCGCGGTCGACAACGCCACGCAGGCGGTCTGA
- a CDS encoding DUF4191 domain-containing protein: MARSANTGGADAANPGRLKQIALTYKMTRKADPKVGLVVAGVGIVVLGVLLAIGFLIGHPVYLGILGFVLAFLAMAIVFGRRAEKAAFGQMEGQPGAAAAVLQNIGRGWTVTPAVAMNRNQDVVHRAVGRQGIVLVGEGNPNRLKTLLAAEKKKMARIVVDVPVTDILVGNDEEAGQIPLKKVRTKMLKLPRLLSGPQVTAANDRLRAMGDLMSNMPLPKGPMPKGMRMPRGGKMR, translated from the coding sequence ATGGCGAGGAGTGCAAACACGGGCGGCGCTGACGCCGCGAACCCCGGGCGACTGAAGCAGATCGCCCTCACGTACAAGATGACCCGGAAGGCCGACCCCAAGGTCGGGCTCGTCGTCGCGGGCGTGGGCATCGTTGTACTCGGTGTCCTCCTCGCGATCGGCTTCCTGATCGGTCACCCCGTTTACCTGGGCATTCTCGGTTTCGTCCTGGCGTTCCTGGCGATGGCCATCGTCTTCGGCCGGCGCGCCGAGAAGGCGGCCTTCGGTCAGATGGAGGGCCAGCCGGGCGCGGCCGCGGCGGTGCTGCAGAACATCGGGCGCGGCTGGACGGTGACCCCGGCGGTCGCGATGAACCGCAACCAGGACGTCGTGCACCGGGCGGTCGGCCGTCAGGGCATCGTGCTGGTCGGCGAGGGCAACCCGAACCGGCTGAAGACGCTGCTCGCGGCCGAGAAGAAGAAGATGGCCCGAATCGTGGTGGACGTCCCGGTGACGGACATCCTCGTCGGCAACGACGAGGAGGCGGGCCAGATCCCGCTGAAGAAGGTCCGCACCAAGATGCTGAAGCTGCCGCGACTGCTGTCCGGCCCGCAGGTGACGGCGGCCAACGACCGGCTGCGCGCGATGGGCGACCTGATGAGCAACATGCCGCTGCCGAAGGGTCCGATGCCGAAGGGCATGCGGATGCCGCGGGGCGGAAAGATGCGCTGA
- a CDS encoding RDD family protein, whose product MDNRQALGSWLSGPRAAAEEAGVDFGYRGQQLGLPEEGPGSIARPGRRLGALAVDWALCMLIAYGLITHGYNQATGNWALVILLVMSVLTVGTIGFTPGKRLFGLRVVSANGGRLGLLRVVLRSLLVCLAIPALIWDRDGRGLHDRFSGAVQVRI is encoded by the coding sequence GTGGACAACAGGCAAGCACTCGGATCATGGCTCTCCGGCCCGCGCGCCGCGGCCGAAGAAGCGGGCGTGGACTTCGGTTACCGCGGGCAGCAGCTCGGCCTGCCCGAGGAGGGCCCCGGCTCCATCGCCCGCCCCGGCCGCCGCCTCGGCGCCCTCGCCGTCGACTGGGCCCTCTGCATGCTGATCGCATACGGCCTCATCACGCACGGCTACAACCAGGCCACCGGCAACTGGGCCCTGGTGATCCTGCTGGTCATGAGCGTGCTCACGGTCGGCACCATCGGCTTCACCCCCGGCAAGCGCCTCTTCGGCCTCCGGGTCGTCTCGGCGAACGGCGGCCGCCTCGGCCTCCTCCGGGTCGTGCTCCGCTCCCTCCTGGTCTGCCTCGCCATCCCGGCCCTCATCTGGGACCGCGACGGCCGCGGCCTGCACGACCGCTTCTCCGGCGCCGTCCAGGTCCGGATCTGA